The Rhizoctonia solani chromosome 1, complete sequence sequence ACATCGGCAATGAGGGCCGCGTTCTTGGCGTCGCGGCCACAGGTCATGCCGGGGCCGTTGACATCCTTGTAGGGGCTAGTAGTAGAGATTTGGCGAATGGGCGATTTGATCTTTGGACCTCCGGCAACCGGGCCTTTGTAGGACTTTCCATTGGCAGTAAGCACTGTACAGAAAAATGAGATTTATCCAGAATATCTTGGCGTAATACTTACCACCAATATAACCATGAGCACTGACACTCGACACAGCGAGTGCCATAGCAGACAATACAGACGAGAACAACATTGTAGGACAGAAAAAACTCAGATACTCGAAGCAGGGGTAGGTTTCAATTCAGTCGTGCAAAGAATGAAAGCTTGTACTAGCGAACGTTGCAACCTGAAACGAGAGCGTTGCGATCGATGGTAAGGTACTTGAAGCCGAGACCGAGAAGAGggtgaggatgaggaggatGAGACGAGGTCGGGGAGGAGAGTGAGACACGGAACTCAGTCCTCTGGCTATTTTATTTTATACCTTCGAGTTCGGAGCGGAAGCAAGTCCCGTATTAGGGCGGTCTTGGCGTCGATCCACGCAATGTGGTTTCATTTCCAATTGCGGCGTCGGGAGTGCTATATGAGTTTGTATGTATTGATTACAAAGGGAAGGGCGGTGCGATCAAAACTCATATAAACAATTGGAAGCGATGTGGCCCGGAGAAAGGGTCGGCGAATGCTGGCTCAACCTAGCCGGGTCGATGCAGAAGGGTATGTGTCATGCCGACGAACTTGCCTTGCGATGTCAGGCCGTTATGCGGCGGGAGAGCATTATTGCCTTGTGTATAACAATAATCCGAAATTCCCAGGGGACAAAAGAGGAACCTATCCGTAATTCAATTCAAATCTTTAACCTTCCAGAGCCATGCCTAATTCAGGTTATACATCACTTGTGAAAGCAGTCGTTACCACTCAAAGAGGAGATAATCATTTCCGACCTAAATCCCCATGAAACTCTGTCTTGCCGAAACTGACCCATCCAGCCGTTGTCGGCGGCGCGCTCCACCGCCAAGCGTTTTTCTCGTTCCAAAAGAGGTAAATTAGACTTTAGATGCGCCTCTGGTATCATAGCgaccctttttttttctgcCAGATGGATCATGCACAAAGTTGCTCACTGGCGAGAAGGAATGACGGAAAGCCCTGAAAAAGGCACCTCCGACACAGGCACTTTGATACCCTGTTTATAACCCTCTTAAGCGCTGCCGCCCTGATCGGTGTCGTGAATCGACTCGCTCGAGCGTATCCGATTCAAATAGATTTGCAGAGCTACGAGCCAACTGAATGTCTATACTGTCTTGTGTGGAATGGGCTTCAAGGGGAGGGGAGGGTATCTAACTGGGCCACCCATATCAGACGATGGTAGAACATTCCGCCAGGGAGCTATGTGCGCATGATGCAATCACAGTTTTGTGTACCCCTCATCCTCCCCACACCCTGACCCTGATTTAATAACATAAAACATGCCACCGGACAACATCAAGAGACCCTCATGCTATTCGTCAAACCCACCCAGGATGGTATTATAAACCAAGCCACGGCGTTGTAGTCCAACCGGTCCAATACCCAATATGTATATGCATTCCGGGATTTTAGGCGTTTAGTATTAGCCGAATAGATTTCATGTTCATCACCAGTTGCAGCTCCCATCACATAGCCCCACCGCATAAGTCCACGGTTTACCCACATCTGTCAGCGTGCATCGCCTGGCGCTAGGCCTTTCTCTCTCATCCCCATGGGACAAACCGAATCCACGACAAGCCCGGCGCCTTTCTCCGCGATCGAAATGAATCTGCTCCCTGTCCAAGAAAATTGAAGGCTTTTTTCATAATGTATAGCCACCGGATAGTCTGAATTGGTTTGCTTGTGTCTCGTTTCATTTCGCTTGCACTTGTATGCGATTGGTGCTGTTTGTGCATACATGTACAGTCTTATCTGAGTTGAACGAGTCTCATTCATTTGTAGACAAATGGCTCTGATACCCTCTATACTGTGCATCAGAAAAAAACGCCGATTTGTGAACCCGATAGCTTCTCGCATTAATTTCAGGACAATCCCATCTTCCATAAATCACGTTAAAACCACTTCATTTGTATACAATACAAAAAGCAGTAAATCATAGATACAGTAAAACCAACTGTCTCACCAGAGACATAAAGACCAGCGTGTGCACAGCATTCAGAAAAAAAGGAGCTCGACAACACCCATCTAGGCGAGTCATCCACAAAGAAGATAAGAAAAGACAGAGAGGGGAGAGAAAAGACAGCTTGGGTCATAAAGAGCGCGGTTACAGAAGCTCCTATAGGAGTCTAGATGAACGTGACGAATGGGGGATTTACTTGCGAGGGGCACCGATGATGCGTTTCTCCATGCGAGACGTCCAAGAGCGGATATGTCCACGGCGGTCGTTGTGGTACGGCTTGTGGGACTTGCCAGTAGGCTTACCATACTTGCTCGTGGATGTAGGGGTGGCCGACTCGGACTCGGTAGCggattcatcatcatcacctGTGCACTCTTCAGTCGCGGTCGGCTCCGGAGCAGCCGACGAAGAGGTAGGGTCCTCGCTGCCGCactcgtcatcgtcgtcagGTTCGCCAGTAGAAGTAGGCTCGACGGGTTTAGAAGAGGAAGTCTTGGTCGGGGCCGAGGAAGATTCAGTCGTGGTAGTGTCAGGCTCAGTCGTGTTTCCAGTGTTGGCAAACGTCGCAATAGCGGGGCCGGGGAATTTGTATTTGAAACCATTGTCAAAGACCTTGGGGACATAAATGCCAGGGTTCGAAGCGTCGTACGCGCCGGGGAAGCGGACGGTCTCGGAGGCGGTGGTCTTGGCAGTGCCGGTGCCGCCAGTAACTTTCAGCTGGAAGCAGCTAGTGTAAAACTCGGCGCCGCCTTTGTTGTCTGCAAGGTGGAGAGCAATGATTTCGTGACGCATTATATAATCACCGTCCTCGAGTTCCTTTGGGATGGGGATGGACATGGTCGTTCCGAGTTTCACTACGTCACCTTGTTAATCATTGTTCGAATAGGGCAGAACTTGGATACTCACTCAAGCGCTCGAGATACCACTTCTTGCCTTCCTGGCCTTCTTGGTGGACCTTGAAAAAGTCACCCTTGGACGCATCAAACTTGTCCGCAGTTTGACCAGCCGGAACCTTGGCCATCCAAGTGATAAGTGGACCCATTTCAtggggccaggcttggttcgGGTGGGCAACCCAAGAGAGCGTAAGGTCGGAGCCAGCGGTGATAGGTGCGACGACAGAGGCGAGCTGGGATTTTTCTCCGCATGTAATGCCAGAGCCCTTGGGGTTCTTGTACGGATCAATGGTACTGATACGACGGATTGGAGACTTGGGGTTTGTCTCGCCCGGAATAGGCCCATTGTAGGTCTTGCCATCAGCAATGATCTCTGAAATACAATGCGTTAATATCCAGATAAAAGGGAAGAATGGTAAATAAGCGTACTGTCTACATAACCATGAGCATTAACGCCAGCCGCTGCGAGCGCGACAAACGATACAAGCGAAGAGAACAACATGTTGATGATATTAAGACCAAAGACTCAGTCGTTCAAAGAGAGTAGTCAATTAACTAGAGAGCGAGTCGAAAAGACTATATCAGGCGAGCAGAAACTTATAATACGAACTGAGGGCGGGTAGAGAGgcggggagggggagggaaaaaaaaaaaggaaagtaaCGATTACTTGCCCGCACCGCGCCAATTTATACAATCAGAGATGCCAGATGATACACACTTCGGACTGGCAAATCCAGCAATCGAAGTATGACCTCATCACTTTTCCGCCAAGTTTCCCGAATCCACTCCAAAAATAACCGGATCAACCATGAATTCGAGTCGGCACAACTCACCTTTGTCATCGGCGACCATCAGTGAAATCCTACCCATAATTTGCACATTTATACCAGTCTTCGACTTGACAACCGACGTCGGTACACTACGCTAATTAGTACAGTGTACGCTACGGCCTCTAATTGCGCAGTTCCGTACTCCTTCGGCAACGAGCGTCGCAACCCCCCACATCATCCCCGCCATCCCATAGGCTTCTGCTCCACAAGCCTTAAATTCAAACACGAACTACTGTGTTGATACGTTACATCCCTTGATATTAATCGATTGCTACCATGTCTCTCAACTGGGTGATGCTCGATGAACGGAAAAAGCCTGTTCCTCTCCCGGACGAGCGTAACATCTCGACAGTCCCAAACGCTCAACTCACAGTGCACATTCCCAACTCAAGCGACAACGGCACGAACCTGATTCAAACAATCACAGCATCCGGCGACGTCTGGCTCACTTCTGACCGGGTAAGCCATCGTGGATTCGGGAAATCCACACTGTCATTTGTACCGAACTGATCTAGCAAAGTTTGTGTTTGTAGCCGCGCCAGAATCCCAATCCACGTCTTTGGGCTTATTCGCGCTTGTTTCACAGGTGATCTCGTCAGCTCCGGCAAATGAAACTTCTGGCACGAAGCTAGAAACACTCTCTTTGCCGTGGCTTTCGGTTTTATCCACTTCGTTTGCCCAACCGTACTTTGGTGCGAATTACCTCGCGATGGACGTTCGGCCAGCCGAAGGGGGTGGTTTGGTACTGGGAACCAAGGTTGAAGTACGATTAACCGATAGGGGCATGTTTGAGTTCATCAATATGGTAGAGGGGATACGAAACAAGGCGATAGAGAGGGCAAGGGATGCAAGGTTGGGGGAGCCACTGCGTGAGTTTAGGATTTACAGATATGATGCTGCGTCTTTTTGACCATGATTTGTATACAGCAATTTACAACCAGCCTCAGCCTAGCGTTGCTCCACCTACGGACGACCTCCCACCAGGCTACACTGCCTAGGATTTATTCAATACGAGGTCTCGCGAACCAGAAACTTCTATACGGTGTATCAGCTCTATATATTAATTTAATAGGTATGAACAAGGTTATAGTTGCTCTTGGATATGTCATTCGTTGTCATGAGGGCTTATGGGATACGAATACTCCGACACCGGAGTTGCCTATTCCCTTACCTTGTACAGGTACGTGCCTGATAGATGAATTCTCTTTGTATGATACCATGGAGACATCACCGAAACTACCTGGATGCATGGCCCATTAGCATATCTTTGCCGAACTGGGTTGCGAGTCGCATCAAGTACGTGAAATCCATGCGGTCCTAGTTATCAGGCTAACTCAACAAAAATACCACGGAAAAATGTCTCTTTGGTGCTCTCGTGAAAAATGTGCAAGATCTGACGAGGTTGCGGTAGCCTCGATATGGGGTTTAGCCAAAGGAATTTACTTCACCTACATTCGCGCCTAACTATGATGACGTCAGCATTTTCCTCCTGGGTGAAGGTTGGGAGGCGCACATGATACACACATTGACAGGATGTCCATCCAATGTCAGGGGCCGAAACGACTTGTGCGTATACTACCATGTTACTTCTCTCAACCTATTGTTACCTTGTGTATATCCATGCAATACAAGTGGCGTGCGTAACCAAGTGTTTCGAAGTATTGAGATAATGCATAGGTATCTGATCTATTCAACGGATTTTGTATTGGGAAGTCTTGATTTTGAGGACTAAGGATTGGCCTGAGCTCAATTAATGGCAGAGATATCCTGGCACGATAGGCTAGTTGATATTTTCGATGGGTTGCGGTGGTGTGGACTGGGCGGTGCCTTATCAACCTTTACCATGCCTATGCTTCTTACCATCATGGCCCCATCGCTTTACAATTACAGAGAAATAAATTTTGCGACGCTTTCAATAGAATTGGCCTTGATATTCTCTTAGAGTCTCTCATCATGGTTGGCAGTGGGGCTATATATTGCAAGATACATGATCTGTATGAGGTAGAAGTAGAAAGCACCCAAGAGTGGGATAAAAAAGGCACCAAGTCAGTAGACGTGGTTTTAGTCTCAGTAATCGTACTGCAGTAATGGTCAAAATGCGAACAAGTATCAAACGCGCATGGAGAGAGAGACTCATTTTGAATTATCGTTTTATCAAAGTTATAATTGACCTCTTTCCTATGTACTTCAAGCTAATGTCTTATCCAGAGACAAACATAGATTAGCATACTTAAGAGACAACGGGGACGATGGTGAACCTGTTtggtgggtatatgcgcgcatTTATCCAATTAGAGTAACTGTAGAAAGAAGTtatagatgtatatagaaacaaatatatattaatgtctaactaattacaaagtgTGAACGAGAGTGATATTAAGTGAGAATGAGATGAGTCGTTAGGAGGCAGAATTGGCCCCCTTATATACCCGCGAACAAACCAGTCGAGCCACTTATAGGGGTGACGCGTACTTACTGCGCATTACTGCGCATGGAGCTTATTGGCTAATTCACGCTGACTCGGTTACATGGAAGATACTAGATTATTCTAGTACATACAAGTTATTTCTACAGTAACTATTTGCCGAGTGGCAACTACCCCTTTCCAAACTCGTATTATAACACGTGATTCACTGATTGTTGTAGCCACTAGTACCCCTATTGATCAACCACTCCCACATGCACCATGTCGCAATTCGTCGATATAGACGAGTATGATTCCGGTTCTGTACGAGGCAACAACAATCCTGCGCCTCGATTGTCCCAGAACAAACCTCAGTTACTTGAAGCTATGATGCGAAACATCCCCAAACTGAAGGAACTGAACTACTCACAGTGGAACAACATGATGTCCAACTCGATCAAGAAAGCAAAACTTTGGGAATATGTCGATGGATCAATCGAGGAACCTTCGGAACACGATGCTAACAAGCTGGCCATTTACTATGACGAGGCTGGGGCGGTTAGAAACGCAATTCTAGGATCGCTTGAACCCGGGGCACGGAGATACATCGAAGACACACTGGATCCTAAGGATGCGTGGCTCGCACTTGAAAAAAAGTACCTTACCGCCGAAGCTGAAGCGGACGCGGAGATTATAGCCACTGAACAACGCCTCGCTAATCTGAGACTTGAGGAAGGAGGCGATGTAATCGAGCACATCGCCGAGTTCTGTCGTATGCGATGCCACCTAAGCGGCACTCGattctcccttgatgatcAAGCATGTATTGGGATGCTTTATCGATCCTTGCCGCCAAGCTATCGTCAGTCCGTTTTAACATCAGAGGGAACGGAGATGAAGGACTTCAATGCATTGTGTGGCCGATTAAACTATTTGAGCCAGAATCCGGAGCCAGAGCCTGCTACCGATAGTCCCCCAGTAGATGACCACACAAACTGGGGAGTTCCAGAGGACATCAAGGCGTTTGGGTTGACCGGAGACAGGAACCCACAACTCGCCGAGCGGGCTGCTCTGACCTGTCGAGATTGCCTGTTGGAGGGTCATAAACCTGGGAGTACCGAGTGCCCGCAGTACGAATGGAGGAGGGAGCTGTGGGGTGCAGAAGCATGCAACGTTGGACCAGACAACTCAGGTAAGTTCTCTTCGGTTCTGTTAACAAGAGCCATACCTATCTGGTAGATATAGGGAACAAAACTCCTGAGCAGCCCATTACTGTCAATACAAAACGATTGAGCTATGAGTTTTCGGAACCGGTAAAAGTTCTATTGGAATTCGATGAGCTTGGTCTTAAGCCCGAATTGAGACAAAGTTTAACTTCATATAGCTACTCCAGTAGGTATTTATTAGAGATACATATGGTTTTATTTGGGTTAAGGAACTCCCCCTTGTTAGAACCATTGGCCGTCAGCAATGCATCATCGTTCCTATCGTTCATGGTCGTAATGTTCTTGCTCGAGCACCACCCCAATCAGGCAAAACGACTGCACTCGTTATGTCCATTATTCAGATGATTGATACTACCCTCCGCCATCCCCAGGTCATTGTTTTTACTTCAACCGACAAAGCAACCACTGCCTTCCAAGAAACCATTAGAAGGCTTGGCTACACCATCCAATGCTACGCTGCCCAATCTTCAACTAGCTATGGTCTTTCTGTAACAGATACCACTTCGCTTACTAACATAAATGCCCACCATCTCTTTGTGGGTACCCCAAACAATCTACTGGGTATGATCCGCCGAAATATCATAACCATGCGCAAGATCAGGACTGTAGTCTTGGATGACATTGATAAAATCATCGAAGCGACTATGGGAGACAAAATTCTCGAAGTATACCGATATATTCCACCCCTTGTACAAGTTGTAGCCTCGACCACAGTTTTATCTTCGTCCGTGGCAAAAGTGGCCGCCAAACTACAAGTCGATCCTCTCCAGATCTTGGTCGATCGTGATGAAGGGGTATCGATTGGAACCCACTTCTACATCACAGTCTCTGCAGAGCAAAGGGCATCTGCTATGAACACCATGTTTTTGGCCCTTGGACAATATGGGCTTATTATTTTATGTCGCGATCTCGCTCAGGTATGATTATTTTCAATTCCAATGTTTCATCTCTATGTTGACATACAAACAGATTAGCGGGTATGACTGGGGTCAATCGTATCAATTTTATTATATGGTGCGAGGCAAGTTACTCTGTATAAAATTTCTGCTCACAACTGTTGTTTAGCGCGAGCAAATGGAGCATGAAGAGCGCCAGAGTGTGGTAAAAAGCTTTGAATCTAAAATAAACGAGATAAACTCCCGCAATTCAAATCGAGGGTACTCCTATGCAGCCCAGCCAAAGAAACTTGATCCGGTGGTATATGCCGGCTTAGTTGCTACTGATGCAGGCTTGTCTGCCATCCGATCATTAAAGCTTAATTATAGCTACGGCACTGCTATCATTAATTATGAAATTCCTCAGTACGTAGTCATCGGCAAAGTTACGACCAATGTTGACACAATTCATTTACAGCAATACCGAGGAGTACGTTAAACGACTTAATCAGTGGCGCGTAGCTACAGGGAGAAATTATACAATTGTTACAGTGCGTGCAAGAACACCTCTCTCAGCCAGTGCGCGCGGTTGATTGCTAACTATGTTTTGTATCTCCGTGTAGTTTATCACCGTTGACACGGACGAAATCAATATAATCCAAGATCTGGAGCGCCGTTATGGAGTTCACGTTGTGAGTACAGTCAGTTAACCTTTTTTAAAAGCTTGCTTTGATAAGGGTAATCAGGCTGAGTTATTATGGAGTGGAGGGCAAATTTATTGAACACGAGGTCATCACAATCAAAATCAGTTAGTTCTCGCTAAAATACCCGCGGAACCGTGTCTGACCTTGGACGAGAAGACATATTGTATTATCGTAAGCCATACCGAACGAACATAAGATGGCGAAACATATCGAAGGAATTGTGTGTACATATTGAGATTCGTAAACATAAAACGAATAGGATCATGCCAGCAATGATGTTGTCGTCAAGTTGACCTTGTTGAATCAGTTGGCAGGCTCGCTCCGGATACCTGCTCCCAAATGCGAGCCATTGCTTCTTTGATATCGTTGTGCACCCCTTTTGAGCCCAATCGAAGCATCTGTTCGCCATGTTTCTGAATACGACTCTTGATCCATGCTTGCAACTCGGAATGGGTCACTTCGCTCCAGTGAGCCTCTCCTTTTCGCTTCTAAAAATGGTCGAATAGCATTAGTAATGAGAAAATATACCTCCAGCGCCAGATCTCATCTCACCGTTTGGTTTAAAGATACATTTAGCGTATGGTGCGACGTCTCTTGTATAGCAGAGAAGACGACGTCGGACACGACATCTACGACCGTCTTTGTTGCGTACTCAAACGTTTCCCACATATAGTCCCGAACTATTGGTCGTGAAGCTTCAAACCCAGCATCCAAATCTTCCCATACCACTCGCCAGACCTCGTCCCTTCCGGTATCAGGGGCCTCTGTCAATGCGATATCTCTCAACACTGCTTGTCCTTCGTTACGCGCATGCTCCCGCACCGTCGACCAGAGCTCGTCCCAAGAGGCGACCCATTCCTCATAAGTCTGCGCGTCCCCTCCAAGCCCCCCTGACATCCCCCAGGCAGAGCAAATTGCTGTGTCGTATGAGTTGTCTGCGATCGCGTCCGCTCCTGTCACAAAGAATTTATCTAGGATGCCTCCTACACGCCATTTTCTTGCTCCGACAACAGGATTCTTGTCTGTATTCGGTGGTTGGGAGACTTGCTGACTGTCTTGTTTGATAGGGATAGTTGACTCGACTACTTGGGGGTCAGACGATAGTATGGGTAGGTATGGCTGTTGGACTTCGATATCGGCATCGTTGGCTGACTTGAGGGTTTTAACCATTAAAGCCCAGACAGCATCGCGCAACGCAACTCGAGCCGTCTTGCGGAGTGCTTCGTGAACGGAGTCAAACCAGAGACTACTGGAAAGCGTTTGTTGCATGACTGAAGAGCGTGAATCAAGCAATGATTCGATCGTGGATTCCAGAGTACTCGTCATGGCTGATTCTGCCACATCCCGCATAACAGACTCCATCGAGGTCGCATGTTCCGGTTCATCCATATGGAGACCACTCGGTCTAGCACACGTACGGAACAAAACCAGTCGGACGAAAATGCTTGCGGAGAACCTTTCTTAGCCGAGGCTGAAGTATCGAGATGAATACAGCAGATACGCAGCTCATGGCAAGTTTAGCGGCCTGCTTGGCTATGGGGTCAACCGCTCTCTTCTTGAGGGTGGCCGTGAGCTGGACCTTTGCAGCCAGCTGCTCAGGTGTGCTCCAATTCACTGAGTGTCGCGCCAATATAGATGTAATAGTCCAAGAGAAAAGTAACAGTTGAACCGCTGCAACGTGTATCGTTGGGACTTTGGTCATTACGGATGTTGAAGCAGATAAGGAGCAAGAATGAAAGATCTATCGTGCCATCGAACCGAAGTTGAACTAGACACTCGGAGTCCGAGTCTATCCCATCGATGGAGGCCAGTGGTGGACGGTGTCATGAGCATCAGAGCCGTTCGAACTAAGCGTTTGAGTGGGAACGTCGGGATCGCCTCTACGATCTATTCGACAGTAttccccccttcaagggatACGAGAATGAACTCGTGTCTAAAGGGCTCCTCGAACTCTTTGCGATGTTGAATACTTATGATAGAGGTTGAGCGCCTCCGTTGGTACCAATCGAACACCTTGCCCTTCCCCCAACCGAATGAGAAATCGAGTGGGACCGGCCCCCCCGCACGGTCGCCTCTGGACCATTGAATAGCCGAGTTGGAAGACGGCTGAGAAGGTGCAAAACTCATCTAGTAAGCTGAAAAGAATGTGAGAAAAGAGGTGGTGAGGGGCATACTCTAACATTCCCCCCTATTATCTGAGGCGAATGTGAATGGGCCCTTTGTTGGCTGATCGGACAAGATATACAAGGACTGTTGTCTGTGTTGTATCATTCAGGACAAAATTGTCCTGGCACATTTCCCCTTACCCTCGGGTCCGGGTGGAAAATTGGCCAC is a genomic window containing:
- a CDS encoding DEAD/DEAH box helicase: MSQFVDIDEYDSGSVRGNNNPAPRLSQNKPQLLEAMMRNIPKLKELNYSQWNNMMSNSIKKAKLWEYVDGSIEEPSEHDANKLAIYYDEAGAVRNAILGSLEPGARRYIEDTLDPKDAWLALEKKYLTAEAEADAEIIATEQRLANLRLEEGGDVIEHIAEFCRMRCHLSGTRFSLDDQACIGMLYRSLPPSYRQSVLTSEGTEMKDFNALCGRLNYLSQNPEPEPATDSPPVDDHTNWGVPEDIKAFGLTGDRNPQLAERAALTCRDCLLEGHKPGSTECPQYEWRRELWGAEACNVGPDNSGNKTPEQPITVNTKRLSYEFSEPVKVLLEFDELGLKPELRQSLTSYSYSSRTIGRQQCIIVPIVHGRNVLARAPPQSGKTTALVMSIIQMIDTTLRHPQVIVFTSTDKATTAFQETIRRLGYTIQCYAAQSSTSYGLSVTDTTSLTNINAHHLFVGTPNNLLGMIRRNIITMRKIRTVVLDDIDKIIEATMGDKILEVYRYIPPLVQVVASTTVLSSSVAKVAAKLQVDPLQILVDRDEGVSIGTHFYITVSAEQRASAMNTMFLALGQYGLIILCRDLAQISGYDWGQSYQFYYMREQMEHEERQSVVKSFESKINEINSRNSNRGYSYAAQPKKLDPVVYAGLVATDAGLSAIRSLKLNYSYGTAIINYEIPHNTEEYVKRLNQWRVATGRNYTIVTFITVDTDEINIIQDLERRYGVHVAELLWSGGQIY
- a CDS encoding glycoside hydrolase family 61 protein, with amino-acid sequence MLFSSLVSFVALAAAGVNAHGYVDKIIADGKTYNGPIPGETNPKSPIRRISTIDPYKNPKGSGITCGEKSQLASVVAPITAGSDLTLSWVAHPNQAWPHEMGPLITWMAKVPAGQTADKFDASKGDFFKVHQEGQEGKKWYLERLMKLGTTMSIPIPKELEDGDYIMRHEIIALHLADNKGGAEFYTSCFQLKVTGGTGTAKTTASETVRFPGAYDASNPGIYVPKVFDNGFKYKFPGPAIATFANTGNTTEPDTTTTESSSAPTKTSSSKPVEPTSTGEPDDDDECGSEDPTSSSAAPEPTATEECTGDDDESATESESATPTSTSKYGKPTGKSHKPYHNDRRGHIRSWTSRMEKRIIGAPRK